Within the Malus sylvestris chromosome 4, drMalSylv7.2, whole genome shotgun sequence genome, the region CAGAGAGTTGTTTCGCAACTGAACTCTAGGAACTTTGTTCGATCAAAAGTTGCTAATAATCTCAAATGGACCAAGTATGTAGAACCAGTTCCTAGCACCCTTCAAGTTCCAGTCAATAACCCGACCCCGCTGGAGCTGTATAGCTTGTTAAAAGATACCACAGACTACGCATGGTACACCACTAAGCTTGCACTGAGTCCACAAGACTTGCCCATGAAGGAAAGTATTCGACCAGTTCTTCGAATCGCAAGTCTTGGTCACGCATTGCACGCATTCGTCAATGGGGAATACATTGGTTTCGCACACGGGAGCCACGATGAGAAGAGCTTTGTTTTCGAGAAACCAGTTCCCTTGAAGGCTGGAGTCAATCAGATTTCTCTGCTTGCGATGACAATAGGACTTCCAGATAGCGGAGCCTACATGGAGCACAGATATGCAGGGCCTAATCTCGTAGCAGTACTAGGACTGAACACCGGAACACTGGACCTCACGCGAAACGGATGGGGGCATCAGCTTGGTCTGAGCGGAGAAAAGCTTCAAGTGTTCACTGAGGAGGGATCGAAACAAGTTCAATGGCATAAAACAAAGGGAGCAGCAGAGGGTCTCACATGGTACAGGACTTCTTTTGATGCTCCAGAAGGCCATGACCCTGTTGCTATACGAATGGCTGGAATGGGAAAGGGAATGATTTGGGTGAATGGTAAAAGCATCGGCCGCCACTGGACGtccttcctctctcctcttgGAGAACCAACTCAAGCCGAGTACCACATCCCAAGGTCCTTCATTAAACCTAAACAAAATCTCCTTGTTGTGTTGGAGGAGCAGCCAGCCAAGCCCAAACCCATCGAGATCCTAACCGTCAACAGAGATACTATCTGTAGCTTCATTACTGAATATCATCCTCCGAATGTGAATTCATGGGAAAGGAAGGACAGCGTTTTCCAACCTGTGTTCGATGTTGTCAAATCATCTGCAGACATCAAGTGTCCAAAGAACAAGAAGGTTGTTGCTGTTGAGTTTGCAAGCTTCGGAGATCCAACTGGCATCTGTGGCAGCCTTGTCTTGGGAAAATGCAACTCCCCTGTATCGAAGGAGGTTGTTGAACGACATTGCTTGGGAAAAACTAGCTGCTCGGTCCCGATTGATCGCAATCTTTTCGCCAGCAAAACCGATGGTTGCCCTGATATCAAGAAGACACTTGCTATCCAAGTCAAGTGTGCTATATAACTATATAAGGTGTTATAAGAGAGAATTTATGTTTCCTGTGATATTTGTcattatgaattcaataaaaaatactaTTGCAAGCTTAAGTTTTATATTTCTTCGTAGTAATTAAGATTGTCGTTACCTTCTCAGTAGAAAAATTGATCATAACGAATTACGTATCCCATAGAAtttcatttttctatttttccttGCAGCTCAAGTTCATAGACAAGAGGAATGGTTAATGACATATGTTGTGTACGGTATAATGAATTTTACAACAGAATCTAGTAGCACATCTGTACAGACGAAACACGAACATAGAAGAAACCTGTCCGATCCAGAATGCTTCGAGTCTGTTACCTTTCGCATCAGTTTATGCTCCAACTTTTTTAAGAAGCTGCTTTTAAAGAAATTTAAGCAACACCAAACAAGCCCTTAGTAGCATGCTTGTTAACTGATCACAcaccaacaaaacaacaaagCTTCACATGCTCTAGGCTGACTTGATAGAGTGCTCAGGCCTGAGAGAAAACCAGATAATAATTCTGGTTTAACCATGTTTATCCGCCAAAACGGAAGCTACTTGACCTGCATCACAGAAGGATTTTCCGGAATTTAGATCAGATCGTGCTGATTAATTACATAAGCGCACATAATTTCTTTCCAACCCAAGCTACTTTGGCATATCAAGCTCAAACTTATACATGACCTACAGCACAACATATGAAGGCATACAAATAATGACAAACTGCAAAGTCGTAGTCATATTACCTTGAGCAATGTATCTCTGGCCTATCAGTTAAATGACATACGATAGCGCATATATCACCATCATCAAACATAATGGACTTACAAACGTTGAAAATACAGAAGCTGAGTAAATAGTTCGATCATATAATATAAGTCAATTGAAATCGTAAAACTCAAATTCAGGCCACATACATAATTTACTTGTATTTAGGGAGCACAACAATCTCGTTTGCACAAACTAATTCCAATCCCTTTTCAGCATCTTCGATCTTCTTCAGAATATaatcatctctctccctcttcaagcTTCACCAAACTGAACCctaattagttttgtttgtaccatacttgactaatcccgaaactattgagcaccggtcaacgttataccgtcaagaacccataagagtttccctccaaccaggaagccaatcacagtgcgacacgtgtcgacatcagaagtcaatcatagcgcgacatgtgtcaacatcagaagctaatcacaacacgacacgtgtcaatgtcagaatgaaactagaaactctcttctataaatagagatcattctctcacaatattgcctaatgtcatttgtattaaatcattcactagtactcactaaaggagagcttgaacttatgtacttgtgtaaacccttcacaattaatgagaactcctctactccgtggacatagccaatctaggtgaaccacgtatatcttgtgtttgcttccctgtccttattcatttacatacttatccacactagtgaccagagcaatcttgcgaaggtcacaaacttaacactttctgttgtaccaaagtcctcactgattttgtgcatcaacatttggcgccgtctgtgggaatcgacacgaaaagctatgtcagttctctttcattttttcatctcaccaccgcgAGACCTCATCActgtccaccgtgaatctgcaaaacccatcTATCAAAAATGCACAAATAAAAACACCTAAACTCAACCAcaatttcttctctctcctcaccAACCCATCTCAGATCCTTTGGTCCTTCCAAAAAGATTAGCCTGAGCAGCATCAAGTGTGGTGATGTTGCAGACACTGAACCGCCTCTCCTGCCACTTAACGGAGATCAGGCGTGAAGTCGTTGTTCACCACGTGGATGTACCCGCGTCTGCACCGCGGCATACGCTACACCAGTGCCACACCGAAGTGGTTAAACGCTATCGTCACCTGCATCACGGAGTCCGGCAAATACTTGTCGTTGAGGCCCAACAGCATCACCTCGTTATGGTGGGCAAAGTAGTTGTTGGAAATCGTGATTCCGGTCGACCTCATGATGGCGTCGATTAATCCGTCAGCGCAGAACGAGAGGGAGCAGTGGTCGATCCGGATTTTGTGAGTGCTGAAGAGGGAGATGTCGTCGCTGTCCAACTCGCCGCGCTCTGCCTCAAACTCGCTCACCTCCTCCAGTTCTCTCCAGCCGCCGAGGCCCGAGCAATGTCCGCCATTCTCCTTCGCAAGCAGTTCGGTTTCGCCTCCTGACACATAAACCCTCCTTGAACCATCCACAATCCACACTCTTTCCCAATTCGATTTCCTTGCACTGACTGAGTTTTTCAGCAGAGAAAATGAGTTCAGTCATTGCCAGATTCATCAAGTTTATGAGGGTTTCCGTTCCTTCCTCGCCTACCTTCTCACAAGGAGCAGAAGCTAGACTCGAAGAGCAGAGAGCTGCTGACGTGGGCTCTGGTCAAGGTGGTTCAACCTGGTGACCGTGTGATTGCCCTCCATGTGCTCTGTAAAAATGAAATTGTTGATCGAGATGGGAAGTCATTGCTTATCTCCCTTGTCAAAGCGTTTGATTTTGTTCTTGCAGTCTATGATGGTTTCTGCAACTTGAAGTAGGTGGATCTCAAGCTCAAAATCTGTAGGGGAACATCAATCAAGAAAAGCAAGTGTTGTCACTTTAGAGAAAAGGAatacagaaagcaaaagcaaggagtGAGGAGATCAAGAGAAGCAAAAGATAAGCTTCATATTAATTCTATCACGATTCCTTTTGTCTGCCAGGTGGAGAGACagaaagaaaagcaagaaaagCAAGTGGGTGGTGTCAAGGCTGTCTAGGCAGCTGTTACGTTTTACAAGAGAACATGCaggaaatggaaaagaaaaagtaaaagcaaaagcaaaagcaaaaagcaaaagaagataaaaagaagcagacataattgcggtggtgatggcatgcgGAAAAAaggaattatgggcgtgacccattgagcaaagggtcggatttatttttgaatgatgtaatttatttttcttatctttcggagacatctgtataaccccatcagaaggtaataaatttttttttaaaaaatacggcaagcccaaaataatgggctagaatgttatgtggagggtcaaggcccatatgcccaaaagagccaggccctccattatcaccaaccaggtgatcagaagtacgtccagtactacaaaaaattattcagcagtctgccgctattaccaccaaccaggtgatcaaaagtacgtctagtactccaaaattatttggcaacctgccactattatcaccaactaggtgatcaaaagtacgcccagtactacaaaaaattattcggtagcctgccactattatcaccaacaaagtgatcaaaagtatgtccaatactccaaaattattcggtaacttaccgctattatcaccaaccaggtgatcaaaagtacgcctagtactacaaaaaattattcagcagcccgtcgctattatcactaaccaggtgatcaaaagtacgccaagtactctaaaattattcggcagcctgccgctattatcaccaactaagtgatcaaaagtacgtccagtactccaaaattatacatgagcatcactcatgtcaatcatacataaacatttatgaccatcattcatgtcaacattcatgagcatcactcatgtcaacattcatgagcatcactcatgtcaacatccatgagcatcactcatgtcaatcaacatcaacattcatgagcattactcatgttaatcaacttcgaaagcttcatttacagagctccagctttaaaagcttcatgtACAAaaactccagcttcaaagcttcacttgcaaagcttcacctataaagcttcaatgcaaggtatacaaataccataTCCGAACCACTGTCATTtcggcctatacatggattgaatttgaagtctccagccaataacctctattgactgaagacttgggggactacattatgcaccatatattgggcctcaactaggcctcatgaaaaatacttgggggacttagcccattatttatgtactaaggagcgaacccttattatataaaagggactctttcactttcattagagagcacccattattcatgtactgaggagcgagcccttattttataaaagagactcattcactttcattagagagcactcattattatgtactgaggagcgagcccttattttataaaagggactccctcaccttcattagagagcatcgccgccagctgagcaaccgcctcgccgccaGCATCACTGCTAACCCTTATTATGGCGCCAACATTATGtcccatatattgggcctcaactgggcctcatgaaaaatacttaggggacttagcccattatttatgtactgatgagcgaacccttattctataaaatgggctccctcaccttcattaaagagcatcgccgtcagctgagcaaccgcctcgccgcgagcatcactcctaacccatcacttatgtattgaggagcgagcccttattctataaaagggactccctcactttcaatgccacaagccgagccaaccaaggcaacataagccacaagccgagcagcctcgcaacatgtgctacttctagttgagcatcatttcacattgagcaccgcctcatatcaagtattcagttctagacgacatctagttacttcggcccacacatggacttaATTGCAAGTCTCCAcccaaaagactttcttgactgaagacttgggggattactgtttgtatcatacttagggctttcgtatttagatctcgtataaatactcggggaatttaaatgtaattatgtaataaatgaaggggcaaatatgtaataagtgaggagcccttattctataaaaggactcctcactctcctcattgggGGAGGCCAAGtcttaggcctgagatccccaaaGCCTCCCATATTCAGAGAAAAGCCTCAttctcattacagaggctctttCCCTCATAatcctctcagataaatacaatatcagtgtagacgtagcccaaacattgggatgaaccacgatacatcttgtgttatttactttcttgcagattcacggttggatttacgttgttccaagacccttccagttttgtgcatcaacaagttttTACCCCAATACATCTTCCACCAACACCAACAAACTTAATCTCAAACTAGTTACAAGTTGCacagtaggggtgggttcaaaaaaccgaaaaccgaaaaaaatcgaaaaccaaaccgaaccgaaaccgaaaaaatcgaaccgaacgaaaaaaccgaaccgaattgaaaaaatcgaatcgaaccgaattcttttggttcggttcgattttagtgatctagaaaccgaactaaaccgaaccgaaccgaattaattaaattaatttttttatttaattatttgttttgggtattattttctaaacccaatttgtaagttaaaatgtgctaaacccaatgtgttgccaaactttaagctcaaaatatttaaaaaaggcctataaaaactctaaaccctaacctattatttatcccccatataaggttccggaaccaaacctcctccagaagtacctacatccatctccatagcactgccTACTTCTGCCCtatctttcttttccaaatctactctcatataacatgtaacagaatccataaacatttatttcgggtagattacttgggtaatttgtgatggaaaagaatctaacacacactaaataaatccacccacgcattatttttactaatcaagttgtcaacatgcaattacaagcaaacaaccttgatctttgaacaacatcatacaatttaacttttctaagtcatttgtacgatttttgtgttgtgaggttgttagtttggactttggaagacttgattgatgattttagttcaattttaaatgtttattttcattgtctttgattctagttagaatgcttatgttatgattgtgttggatatgttaaaatttaaaatttcaatgtttttcattttttgaaaaaaaacaaaaacaaaaaaccgaaaccgaaccgaaaccgaaccggaaaaaaccgaaccgaaaaaaaaaccgaaccgaaaaaaaccgaaaaaaaatgaaccgaaccaaaatttcggtttggtttcggttttggcaaaaaaccgaaccgatttaaaccgaacccacccctattgCACAGTACAAAAAGGCAAAACAAAGAGTTATCTTGGCAGCCTTTGAAAGAACTAATGAATCCAGAAGAAGCTAGTAGCATCCATCAAACCGGGGCATAAAGCAAAGAGCGGGTGAAACGCTTGGAGAGTAATGCTTGGTTATGGTTTCATCCTCTAAATTGAAAACACCTACATCGCTTGGCCTGATATCACTATCAGATAATCGCCCTCATCCAAATTTTGTCCTGCCATCCATGTAACATAACTAGAATAACTGTCAACCAGGAAGAAAGTCTTATCTCCAATTATTTTTAGCTCAACATGTTGTGCAACGGATCCATCCCTCTCATCGAACACCAACTTGTAAACCACGAATACAACAGTCCAACACTTCTCGCCACAAGAACCTGCATTAACATTTGAACAATCTCCGAACATGTAGTAGTTTTCCCTTGATTGATTCCACGAGATACACTTTATCGACATAAACCGAGAAGGGACATTCTTGCGGGTCAAGCATCTTTGCTTCTATCGGGTTGTTATTGACATAGAAGAACAGAATGcagaaaactaacgaaaatttcaaaaaaactgtagttttaatgaaaaatgataaataaaggtgtagtgaatagaaaaggtaaaaatgtggtttttcattaaaagtgaacaatattaGAAGTGTTTTATTAAAACTCCCTTATAAAATTGTTTGGACCCTAAAATATTGTTTAGGCCGAGTTAAAGTTAACTTGTCTAACTCGGCCCAGTGTTGGATATGCCGGGTTTAAATCCTCTCTCGGCCCAGAAGTCGTGTACAGGTGTCAATGGGAGATATTTAGCCCATAGGCTGCCCGGTCGAAATTGGCCATATTCTATCGAAAAGTGGAATGTGGACGAATCCTGTTGTGAGAGGGAGTCTCGACGGGATCAGGATGCTGAGATTGAATACGGTCTGATAACGAGTTATGTTCGGAGTCCTCGTAAGAATAGGATTGGCCGACATGAAATTGGATAATGAGAAGGAGTTTTAATCCAAGAGTGATTAGGATTCAATACAGGCTGGCTGTTATAAATAGGGAGGAAAGACATCGAAACAACCcccttcaattcaacacacaactgccatgCGCAAATTATCTCAAcaaacttgagattttttccttttctcttttcgccgacacatcttcagtttggataaacagcactgcgaagGTAACCgatgatatcttcagtcggcatagataacaCTGTTACCGTAGAATTAGCCGAcctcgcagcatcttcagttggcataaatagcactgcgtcgagggcgactggttatctatccaagtctcgattgagaaggatttccgaatccttgttggtcgaggtcatcttaTCAGCCTTCtaagcgaagtgaggtgttacagtttactgggctcggcacattgcacgccgagttattttatgattggatactcacaagtgggatttagagttcggcgttccaacggccgaaccacgtttactgttaagacttatattcgctttgagtatttgtggccttacactttggtgtcgattcggcgtgagtttactctgacgaatactaTCACTgcgaccgaatccgacgacgacgatttgtgaacttcgtaagaatagtagccttgtcttcaggttcgagaactcaagaggccgagacgtgttccttcctcggtcagAATCGCAAGACGTAAAAGTCgaccgcgcacccaacgcaacatcagcatattttactcctcagccgagctcggccgacgagttggcacaccccgcattcaaccgaaggacgtagttagctcatagattactcggcatgtgcgccacgtaggctaggtagtttttaggatcaacaaAAATACAACATCATTAAGCAAGTACCCTCTCCATCGCTTTCTGTAAATAGAATTGTAATGAAAATTTATATGGTATAAAATGTTTCACGTTATTTGGTGCAGAAATTTAATGTATAtaactattttttaaataaaaaattccgtAGCATGGAAGCAAAACCCCATTTGACACTAAAAAAACTCAAAGCCCAAAGTAGGCAAATTTGTGattaaatcaaaagaaaaaaagcaaaattaagagcaaagaagaaaaaaaaattgaaaactcccCAACAGAaatagcaaaaagaaaaaaaagaagaaaagaaaagcctAATCTCTTTTAATAACCATTGCAACGACAACGTTTCAAGCAGTTTAAGCTTTTCATTCTTTACAAACCAACGCCGCCGTCTCCACTTCAGTCTCTGGTGCCCCGTCTGAAGCTGAACACATACAGAAATGGCGTCCTTGATGACAATGCTAAGAAGCAGCAGAGGGAACGCTTCCATCTTCGGCACTAAGAGGTGGGCCCACATCGCTGCCATGCCTCCGCCGATGGGTGGGGCTATGCTTCAACCTAACATTTCATCGCCACCGTTGGTTCTGCCAGAGTCCGATCGGGATCCAGAGAAGAACAGCAACATCGGGTTCGGGTTCCCGAGTTTCTTGTTCGGTGGATCCATGGAGCTCATGGCTGTCCCCAAGAGGaaggtatatatatgtatttctaTGTATCTGGGGATTGGGGTTTTAGGGTTCTTGGTTCTGGAATTTATTTACTGGATCATATTTTTGGATTAAAAAtgaattctttttgttttcatgtGGAATTTCATTTGAAATTGGTTAATGGGTTTTCAATTCCATGTTATTATTTGCTCTGATGACTTTGTATGGGTTCTGTGTATGGTAGAATTGCCCTGTTCTGTGTAATTAGTATGTAGCGCTTATACCAGTAGAAATTCGATTTCAACTTTCGGATTCATGGTATGgaggatttatttatttattttttattattacctGCTGTGATTATCTTTCTCGAACGCAATCGTCCGCTGTCTGATTCATCGTGGTAATCTTTcatatatgcatttcattttcgTGCATTTCATCACTTGTTGAAGATTTACAATCGAAGGCGGCATGTCATACATACTATAACTTTGATGTTTCATTTGCTTTTTTGTTGTCATTGTGTTATTGTAATGCACGTTTAGAAGATTTGGAGATTTGATATATAAGGATGTATATCGTGCAGACTTCTCCCCACAAGAGAGGCATAAGAAATGGCCCGAAGGCTCTGAAACCTGTTCCGGTGATAGTTCGATGCAGGTAAGTGCTTTGTGACTTTTGTAAGCCTTTCCTTCGATGTGGAAGTAAAATACTTCTGCAAATATTTCTTCTGTTTTATAATGAAATATAGTTGAATAGTTAGCTGGAGGTTTGAATTGTTATTGATAATTTGGTTGCGGATTATCGGAGAGAAACAACCGTGTCGACTACTTTGACAATGGAAGTTTATGGTATTCTTTCTGTGACTTCTTTGACAATTGaagtttgtgttttatttagaATCCATGTGTTGAGTCGATGAAATAATTTTTGGTTATCAAGATAGTGTCCATTGTATTACCTGCAAACAGCATGGAAAATGATTTGGCGAATTCGGAAAAAGCATGAAACGAACAAATTTAGATGTTGATGTTTTTATTGGAGATGTATCATAATGCTTCAGCTAtacttttaattattaaaagaaGATATAATATCATTCTATGTCAGAAAAATATGAGAAGTTGT harbors:
- the LOC126618636 gene encoding beta-galactosidase 11-like; this encodes MAVPMSRVLLISLVFVVITAALVHAKGHGNHHRHHNQSLQVGPVTYDGRSLIINGKRELLFSGSIHYTRSTPEMWPDILEKAKRGGLNVIQTYVFWNIHEPVQGQYNFEGNYDLVKFIKLVQEHGMYVTIRLGPFIQAEWNHGGLPYWLREVPGIIFRSDNTAYKYHMKNFVDMIVNKLRDAKLFAPQGGPIVLAQIENEYNMVQLAYRELGNSYVKWAAEIAVNQNIGVPWIMCKQKDAPDPVINACNGRHCGDTFTGPNKPNKPSLWTENWTAQYRVFGDPPSQRSAEDIAFSVARFFSKNGALTNYYMYHGGTNFGRTSSIFTTTRYYDEAPLDEYGLPRDPKWSHLKDLHKALKLSRKALLWGVPGVQKISKDTEVHFYETAATNICAAFLTNNNFQTEATVNWRGVDYYLPPRSISILPDCKTVVFNTQRVVSQLNSRNFVRSKVANNLKWTKYVEPVPSTLQVPVNNPTPLELYSLLKDTTDYAWYTTKLALSPQDLPMKESIRPVLRIASLGHALHAFVNGEYIGFAHGSHDEKSFVFEKPVPLKAGVNQISLLAMTIGLPDSGAYMEHRYAGPNLVAVLGLNTGTLDLTRNGWGHQLGLSGEKLQVFTEEGSKQVQWHKTKGAAEGLTWYRTSFDAPEGHDPVAIRMAGMGKGMIWVNGKSIGRHWTSFLSPLGEPTQAEYHIPRSFIKPKQNLLVVLEEQPAKPKPIEILTVNRDTICSFITEYHPPNVNSWERKDSVFQPVFDVVKSSADIKCPKNKKVVAVEFASFGDPTGICGSLVLGKCNSPVSKEVVERHCLGKTSCSVPIDRNLFASKTDGCPDIKKTLAIQVKCSDRDPEKNSNIGFGFPSFLFGGSMELMAVPKRKTSPHKRGIRNGPKALKPVPVIVRCRGCGRVKLPHFYCCSGRENAGEHDGSRS